Proteins encoded together in one Candidatus Azobacteroides pseudotrichonymphae genomovar. CFP2 window:
- the recG gene encoding ATP-dependent DNA helicase RecG: protein MDTSNQNIIHLQGIGSQKVEVLEKEINVVSCQDMLYYFPYRYKDQRKSYRVDKIREINIEMSYVQLKGRILRYSRSLNYPRLSGIFDDGTGTIELVWFNSINWVPKYYKIDEEYYVYGKLRFFRGKYISIVNPQIKTECKFCEGVTRMQGIYRTTAKMKKASLDSNTISQIMRQILEYTKEPLSETLPTGIIDKCKLISLDEAIHNIHFPKSDNLLEQAQYRLKFEELFYVQLANLLNPNRRKKQLDGFCFSKVGENFHFLKNNLPFELTHAQERVFNEIRQDMNTGKQMNRLVQGDVGSGKTVVALLSILTAIDNGFQGAIMVPTEILATQHYETISHLLEGSTVKVALLTGSTKNKVREEMLPKVKSGDIQILIGTHALIEDSVEFSNLGLVVVDEQHRFGVTQRAKLWDKNSTPPHVLVMTATPIPRTMAMTVYGDLNISTIDELPPGRKPIRTYHIYDEKRNKMYEYVREQLKIGKQVYIVYPLIEENEKIDLINLQEGFRAVSKVFPEYSISKVHGQMKPEEKNQEMQKFVSGETQVMVSTTVIEVGIDVKNASVIIIENAERFGLSQLHQLRGRVGRGTEQAVCILITNYELSKEAQKRINVMTKTNNGFEVAEEDLKLRGPGSIIGTKQSGFAPKKLRIANVSKDVNILIRARNFVYEILNADPALKDPRCNLLKQQLHKWNTKYQTQWARIS from the coding sequence ATGGACACAAGTAACCAAAACATAATACACTTACAAGGCATAGGATCTCAAAAAGTAGAAGTTCTTGAGAAAGAAATTAATGTTGTCTCATGTCAGGATATGCTCTATTATTTCCCATATCGCTATAAAGATCAAAGAAAATCCTATAGAGTTGACAAAATTCGTGAAATCAATATCGAGATGTCTTATGTTCAACTGAAAGGTAGAATACTTCGATATTCACGGTCATTAAATTATCCACGACTGAGTGGTATATTCGATGATGGAACAGGGACAATAGAATTAGTATGGTTTAACTCCATAAACTGGGTTCCCAAATACTATAAAATAGATGAGGAGTACTACGTGTACGGCAAGCTTAGATTTTTTAGAGGGAAATACATATCAATTGTTAATCCACAAATAAAAACAGAATGTAAATTCTGTGAAGGAGTAACACGTATGCAGGGAATATACCGCACAACGGCAAAAATGAAAAAAGCTTCGTTGGATTCTAATACAATAAGTCAAATAATGAGACAAATATTAGAATACACAAAAGAACCTCTTTCAGAGACCTTGCCAACAGGAATAATTGATAAATGCAAGTTAATCTCCTTAGACGAAGCCATACATAATATTCATTTTCCAAAATCCGATAATTTGCTAGAGCAAGCACAGTATCGCCTAAAGTTCGAAGAACTTTTCTATGTGCAACTTGCCAATTTATTGAATCCAAACCGTAGAAAAAAACAATTGGATGGATTTTGCTTTAGTAAAGTAGGAGAGAATTTTCACTTCTTAAAAAACAATCTCCCTTTCGAACTAACCCATGCACAAGAAAGGGTATTCAATGAAATCAGGCAAGATATGAATACTGGAAAACAAATGAACCGTTTGGTGCAAGGAGATGTTGGAAGCGGGAAAACGGTAGTAGCATTATTATCCATTTTGACAGCAATTGATAATGGTTTTCAAGGGGCAATTATGGTCCCTACGGAAATATTGGCAACGCAACATTACGAGACAATTAGTCATTTGTTGGAAGGATCAACTGTAAAAGTAGCATTGCTAACTGGGTCAACAAAGAACAAGGTGAGAGAAGAGATGCTTCCAAAAGTAAAAAGTGGAGACATACAAATCCTGATTGGCACTCATGCCTTGATTGAAGACAGCGTTGAATTTAGTAATCTTGGATTAGTCGTAGTGGACGAACAACATCGTTTCGGAGTAACACAGCGAGCTAAGTTGTGGGACAAAAACTCTACTCCACCACATGTATTAGTCATGACTGCAACTCCTATTCCTCGTACAATGGCAATGACAGTATATGGAGATCTGAATATCTCCACCATAGACGAGTTGCCACCGGGAAGAAAACCAATAAGGACCTATCATATCTATGATGAAAAAAGAAATAAAATGTACGAATATGTACGAGAACAGTTAAAAATAGGTAAGCAGGTTTACATTGTTTATCCTCTAATAGAAGAGAATGAAAAAATAGATTTAATAAATCTACAGGAAGGGTTTCGAGCTGTAAGCAAAGTGTTTCCTGAATACAGTATTTCTAAGGTTCATGGACAAATGAAACCGGAAGAAAAGAATCAAGAGATGCAAAAATTTGTTTCTGGTGAAACACAGGTAATGGTTTCTACAACGGTAATAGAAGTTGGAATAGATGTCAAGAATGCTTCTGTGATAATCATCGAAAATGCAGAACGCTTTGGACTATCCCAGCTGCATCAGTTACGTGGAAGGGTAGGACGTGGTACAGAACAAGCTGTATGTATTCTGATAACCAATTATGAGTTATCTAAAGAAGCACAAAAACGTATTAATGTCATGACAAAGACTAACAATGGATTTGAAGTTGCAGAGGAAGATTTGAAACTTCGCGGGCCAGGAAGTATAATAGGAACAAAACAAAGTGGGTTTGCACCAAAAAAATTAAGAATAGCTAATGTTTCCAAAGACGTAAATATATTAATCCGTG
- a CDS encoding ParA family protein has translation MKKTISFINNKGGVGKTTGTVNIGCGLSRLGKKVLLVDLDPQANLTACSGLALPLEKNICGALQGTYPLPIAQAPIGVDIVCSTLDLSAAEKELADEPFRELLLKKLLAPVVENYDWVLIDCPPSIGVLALNALTASELCIIPVELANFALVGMDRLIQLIGKVHDRINSDLDDYKILISRSDTRQTVQKELAESLTEKFGEHVFHSIIRNNVKILESQMSRKDIFSYDPKCNAAHDYMSVCEKLLKLYES, from the coding sequence ATGAAGAAAACTATCTCTTTTATCAACAACAAAGGAGGAGTAGGGAAGACAACTGGAACAGTAAACATAGGATGTGGACTATCTAGGCTTGGGAAAAAGGTTCTGTTGGTCGATCTGGATCCACAAGCGAACCTAACTGCCTGCAGTGGTTTAGCTTTGCCTTTAGAGAAGAACATCTGTGGGGCATTGCAAGGAACTTATCCTCTCCCTATTGCACAAGCTCCAATTGGGGTGGACATAGTCTGTTCAACTCTTGACTTATCTGCTGCAGAGAAAGAACTGGCAGATGAACCTTTTAGGGAGCTATTACTAAAGAAACTTCTTGCTCCAGTAGTAGAGAACTATGACTGGGTACTAATAGACTGTCCACCGTCCATAGGCGTTCTAGCTCTGAATGCCTTGACAGCATCAGAATTGTGCATCATACCAGTAGAATTGGCAAATTTTGCTTTGGTAGGGATGGACCGTCTTATTCAGTTAATAGGCAAGGTACATGACCGCATCAATTCTGACCTTGACGATTACAAAATACTGATTAGTCGGTCAGATACAAGGCAGACAGTACAGAAGGAGCTAGCTGAAAGCCTTACTGAGAAATTTGGAGAACACGTGTTTCACTCAATCATACGAAACAACGTAAAGATTTTAGAATCGCAAATGAGCCGCAAAGATATTTTTTCCTATGACCCAAAATGCAATGCAGCACATGACTACATGTCTGTTTGTGAAAAATTATTAAAACTGTATGAATCATGA